One segment of Drosophila mauritiana strain mau12 chromosome 3R, ASM438214v1, whole genome shotgun sequence DNA contains the following:
- the LOC117143294 gene encoding pheromone-binding protein-related protein 6 — MVKYPLILFLIGCAAAQEPRRDGEWPPPAILKLAKHFHDICAPKTGVTDEAIKEFSDGQIHEDEALKCYMNCLFHEIEVVDDNGDVHMEKLFNAIPGEKLRNILMEASKGCMHPEGDTLCHKAWWFHQCWKKADPVHYFLV; from the exons ATGGTCAAATACCCACTGATACTATTTCTGATTGGCTGTGCCGCTGCCCAGGAACCAAGGCGCGATGGAGAG TGGCCTCCGCCGGCGATTCTAAAACTGGCCAAGCACTTCCATGACATTTGTGCTCCCAAAACCGGCGTGACTGATG AGGCCATCAAGGAGTTCAGTGATGGGCAAATTCATGAGGACGAGGCCCTCAAGTGCTATATGAACTGCCTCTTCCACGAGATCGAAGTGGTCGACGACAATGGGGATGTCCACATGGAGAAGCTCTTCAACGCCATTCCGGGAGAAAAGCTGAGGAACATTCTGATGGAGGCTTCCAAGGGTTGCATGCATCCTGAGGGCGACACACTGTGCCACAAGGCCTGGTGGTTCCACCAATGCTGGAAGAAGGCTGATCCTGTCCACTACTTTTTGGTCTAA
- the LOC117142436 gene encoding ATP-dependent RNA helicase p62 isoform X3: MAPHDRDFGHSGRGGRGGDRGGDDRRGGGGGGNRFGGGGGGGGGGGGDYHGVRNGRIEKRRDDRGGGNRFGGGGGFGDRRGGGGGGSQDLPMRPVDFSNLAPFKKNFYQEHPNVANRSPYEVQRYREEQEITVRGQVPNPIQDFSEVHLPDYVMKEIRRQGYKAPTAIQAQGWPIAMSGSNFVGIAKTGSGKTLGYILPAIVHINNQQPLQRGDGPIALVLAPTRELAQQIQQVATEFGSSSYVRNTCVFGGAPKGGQMRDLQRGCEIVIATPGRLIDFLSAGSTNLKRCTYLVLDEADRMLDMGFEPQIRKIVSQIRPDRQTLMWSATWPKEVKQLAEDFLGNYIQINIGSLELSANHNIRQVVDVCDEFSKEEKLKTLLSDIYDTSESPGKIIIFVETKRRVDNLVRFIRSFGVRCGAIHGDKSQSERDFVLREFRSGKSNILVATDVAARGLDVDGIKYVINFDYPQNSEDYIHRIGRTGRSNTKGTSFAFFTKNNAKQAKALVDVLREANQEINPALENLARNSRYDGGGGRSRYGGGGGGGRFGGGGFKKGSLSNGRGFGGGGGGGGGEGRHSRFD, encoded by the exons GGCACCACACGATCGCGACTTTGGTCACAGTGGACGTGGCGGTCGCGGAGGCGATCGAGGCGGCGATGACCGGcgaggaggcggcggcggaggcaATCGCTTcggcggaggcggcggcggtggaggaGGTGGCGGTGGCGATTACCACGGCGTAAGGAATGGACGCATCGAGAAGCGACGCGATGACCGCGGAGGCGGCAACCGATTCGGAGGTGGTGGTGGATTCGGAGATCgccgaggaggaggtggtggcggCAGCCAAGACCTCCCCATGCGTCCGGTCGACTTCTCCAACCTGGCTCCCTTCAAGAAGAACTTTTACCAGGAGCACCCTAACGTAGCCAACCGATCGCCCTACGAAGTTCAGAGGTATCGCGAAGAGCAGGAGATCACCGTGCGCGGACAGGTGCCGAACCCCATCCAGGACTTCTCCGAGGTCCATCTGCCCGACTACGTCATGAAGGAGATCCGCCGACAGGGCTACAAGGCGCCCACCGCTATCCAAGCGCAGGGCTGGCCTATCGCCATGAGTGGCTCGAACTTCGTCGGCATTGCCAAGACGGGATCCGGCAAGACCCTGGGCTACATCCTGCCCGCTATTGTGCACATCAACAACCAGCAGCCGCTGCAGAGGGGCGACGGACCTATCGCCCTCGTGCTGGCCCCCACTCGGGAGCTGGCCCAACAGATCCAGCAGGTGGCCACCGAATTCGGTTCCTCGTCGTATGTGCGCAACACCTGCGTCTTCGGCGGCGCCCCGAAGGGCGGCCAAATGCGGGATCTGCAGCGCGGCTGCGAGATCGTCATTGCCACACCCGGACGTCTTATTGATTTCCTCTCCGCCGGCTCTACTAACCTGAAGCGTTGCACCTACTTGGTGCTGGACGAGGCCGATCGCATGTTGGACATGGGATTCGAGCCCCAGATCAGGAAGATCGTCTCACAGATCCGGCCCGACCGACAGACGCTCATGTGGAGTGCTACCTGGCCCAAAGAGGTCAAGCAGCTTGCCGAGGACTTTTTGGGCAACTACATCCAGATCAACATTGGATCGCTGGAGCTGTCCGCCAACCACAACATCCGCCAAGTGGTGGACGTTTGTGACGAGTTCAGCAAGGAGGAGAA ATTGAAGACCCTCCTGTCAGACATCTACGACACCAGCGAGAGCCCCGGCAAGATCATCATATTCGTGGAGACAAAGCGACGAGTGGACAACCTGGTGCGCTTCATCCGCAGCTTCGGCGTCCGTTGTGGAGCTATTCACGGCGACAAGTCGCAATCAGAACGAGACTTTGTGCTCCGTGAGTTCCGCTCGGGCAAGTCCAACATCCTGGTGGCCACCGATGTGGCGGCCCGTGGACTGG ACGTGGACGGCATCAAGTATGTCATCAACTTTGACTACCCGCAAAACAGCGAGGACTACATCCATCGCATCGGTCGCACAGGACGATCCAACACAAAGGGCACCTCCTTCGCCTTCTTCACCAAGAACAATGCCAAGCAAGCCAAGGCGCTGGTCGACGTCCTCCGAGAAGCTAATCAG GAAATCAATCCTGCCCTGGAAAATCTGGCCCGCAACTCGCGCTACGACGGTGGCGGCGGACGCTCCCGTTATggaggcggtggcggcggcggtcgcttcggcggcggcggcttcAAGAAGGGCAGCCTGAGCAACGGACGCGGCTTCGGTggaggcggtggcggcggcggcggcgaaGGCAGACACTCGCGCTTCGACTAG
- the LOC117142436 gene encoding ATP-dependent RNA helicase p62 isoform X2, producing the protein MRAKAPHDRDFGHSGRGGRGGDRGGDDRRGGGGGGNRFGGGGGGGGGGGGDYHGVRNGRIEKRRDDRGGGNRFGGGGGFGDRRGGGGGGSQDLPMRPVDFSNLAPFKKNFYQEHPNVANRSPYEVQRYREEQEITVRGQVPNPIQDFSEVHLPDYVMKEIRRQGYKAPTAIQAQGWPIAMSGSNFVGIAKTGSGKTLGYILPAIVHINNQQPLQRGDGPIALVLAPTRELAQQIQQVATEFGSSSYVRNTCVFGGAPKGGQMRDLQRGCEIVIATPGRLIDFLSAGSTNLKRCTYLVLDEADRMLDMGFEPQIRKIVSQIRPDRQTLMWSATWPKEVKQLAEDFLGNYIQINIGSLELSANHNIRQVVDVCDEFSKEEKLKTLLSDIYDTSESPGKIIIFVETKRRVDNLVRFIRSFGVRCGAIHGDKSQSERDFVLREFRSGKSNILVATDVAARGLDVDGIKYVINFDYPQNSEDYIHRIGRTGRSNTKGTSFAFFTKNNAKQAKALVDVLREANQEINPALENLARNSRYDGGGGRSRYGGGGGGGRFGGGGFKKGSLSNGRGFGGGGGGGGGEGRHSRFD; encoded by the exons ATGCGAGCAAA GGCACCACACGATCGCGACTTTGGTCACAGTGGACGTGGCGGTCGCGGAGGCGATCGAGGCGGCGATGACCGGcgaggaggcggcggcggaggcaATCGCTTcggcggaggcggcggcggtggaggaGGTGGCGGTGGCGATTACCACGGCGTAAGGAATGGACGCATCGAGAAGCGACGCGATGACCGCGGAGGCGGCAACCGATTCGGAGGTGGTGGTGGATTCGGAGATCgccgaggaggaggtggtggcggCAGCCAAGACCTCCCCATGCGTCCGGTCGACTTCTCCAACCTGGCTCCCTTCAAGAAGAACTTTTACCAGGAGCACCCTAACGTAGCCAACCGATCGCCCTACGAAGTTCAGAGGTATCGCGAAGAGCAGGAGATCACCGTGCGCGGACAGGTGCCGAACCCCATCCAGGACTTCTCCGAGGTCCATCTGCCCGACTACGTCATGAAGGAGATCCGCCGACAGGGCTACAAGGCGCCCACCGCTATCCAAGCGCAGGGCTGGCCTATCGCCATGAGTGGCTCGAACTTCGTCGGCATTGCCAAGACGGGATCCGGCAAGACCCTGGGCTACATCCTGCCCGCTATTGTGCACATCAACAACCAGCAGCCGCTGCAGAGGGGCGACGGACCTATCGCCCTCGTGCTGGCCCCCACTCGGGAGCTGGCCCAACAGATCCAGCAGGTGGCCACCGAATTCGGTTCCTCGTCGTATGTGCGCAACACCTGCGTCTTCGGCGGCGCCCCGAAGGGCGGCCAAATGCGGGATCTGCAGCGCGGCTGCGAGATCGTCATTGCCACACCCGGACGTCTTATTGATTTCCTCTCCGCCGGCTCTACTAACCTGAAGCGTTGCACCTACTTGGTGCTGGACGAGGCCGATCGCATGTTGGACATGGGATTCGAGCCCCAGATCAGGAAGATCGTCTCACAGATCCGGCCCGACCGACAGACGCTCATGTGGAGTGCTACCTGGCCCAAAGAGGTCAAGCAGCTTGCCGAGGACTTTTTGGGCAACTACATCCAGATCAACATTGGATCGCTGGAGCTGTCCGCCAACCACAACATCCGCCAAGTGGTGGACGTTTGTGACGAGTTCAGCAAGGAGGAGAA ATTGAAGACCCTCCTGTCAGACATCTACGACACCAGCGAGAGCCCCGGCAAGATCATCATATTCGTGGAGACAAAGCGACGAGTGGACAACCTGGTGCGCTTCATCCGCAGCTTCGGCGTCCGTTGTGGAGCTATTCACGGCGACAAGTCGCAATCAGAACGAGACTTTGTGCTCCGTGAGTTCCGCTCGGGCAAGTCCAACATCCTGGTGGCCACCGATGTGGCGGCCCGTGGACTGG ACGTGGACGGCATCAAGTATGTCATCAACTTTGACTACCCGCAAAACAGCGAGGACTACATCCATCGCATCGGTCGCACAGGACGATCCAACACAAAGGGCACCTCCTTCGCCTTCTTCACCAAGAACAATGCCAAGCAAGCCAAGGCGCTGGTCGACGTCCTCCGAGAAGCTAATCAG GAAATCAATCCTGCCCTGGAAAATCTGGCCCGCAACTCGCGCTACGACGGTGGCGGCGGACGCTCCCGTTATggaggcggtggcggcggcggtcgcttcggcggcggcggcttcAAGAAGGGCAGCCTGAGCAACGGACGCGGCTTCGGTggaggcggtggcggcggcggcggcgaaGGCAGACACTCGCGCTTCGACTAG
- the LOC117142436 gene encoding ATP-dependent RNA helicase p62 isoform X4, with translation MRAKAPHDRDFGHSGRGGRGGDRGGDDRRGGGGGGNRFGGGGGGGGGGGGDYHGVRNGRIEKRRDDRGGGNRFGGGGGFGDRRGGGGGGSQDLPMRPVDFSNLAPFKKNFYQEHPNVANRSPYEVQRYREEQEITVRGQVPNPIQDFSEVHLPDYVMKEIRRQGYKAPTAIQAQGWPIAMSGSNFVGIAKTGSGKTLGYILPAIVHINNQQPLQRGDGPIALVLAPTRELAQQIQQVATEFGSSSYVRNTCVFGGAPKGGQMRDLQRGCEIVIATPGRLIDFLSAGSTNLKRCTYLVLDEADRMLDMGFEPQIRKIVSQIRPDRQTLMWSATWPKEVKQLAEDFLGNYIQINIGSLELSANHNIRQVVDVCDEFSKEEKLKTLLSDIYDTSESPGKIIIFVETKRRVDNLVRFIRSFGVRCGAIHGDKSQSERDFVLREFRSGKSNILVATDVAARGLEADFGSMMGRIMNERRPLRTLVT, from the exons ATGCGAGCAAA GGCACCACACGATCGCGACTTTGGTCACAGTGGACGTGGCGGTCGCGGAGGCGATCGAGGCGGCGATGACCGGcgaggaggcggcggcggaggcaATCGCTTcggcggaggcggcggcggtggaggaGGTGGCGGTGGCGATTACCACGGCGTAAGGAATGGACGCATCGAGAAGCGACGCGATGACCGCGGAGGCGGCAACCGATTCGGAGGTGGTGGTGGATTCGGAGATCgccgaggaggaggtggtggcggCAGCCAAGACCTCCCCATGCGTCCGGTCGACTTCTCCAACCTGGCTCCCTTCAAGAAGAACTTTTACCAGGAGCACCCTAACGTAGCCAACCGATCGCCCTACGAAGTTCAGAGGTATCGCGAAGAGCAGGAGATCACCGTGCGCGGACAGGTGCCGAACCCCATCCAGGACTTCTCCGAGGTCCATCTGCCCGACTACGTCATGAAGGAGATCCGCCGACAGGGCTACAAGGCGCCCACCGCTATCCAAGCGCAGGGCTGGCCTATCGCCATGAGTGGCTCGAACTTCGTCGGCATTGCCAAGACGGGATCCGGCAAGACCCTGGGCTACATCCTGCCCGCTATTGTGCACATCAACAACCAGCAGCCGCTGCAGAGGGGCGACGGACCTATCGCCCTCGTGCTGGCCCCCACTCGGGAGCTGGCCCAACAGATCCAGCAGGTGGCCACCGAATTCGGTTCCTCGTCGTATGTGCGCAACACCTGCGTCTTCGGCGGCGCCCCGAAGGGCGGCCAAATGCGGGATCTGCAGCGCGGCTGCGAGATCGTCATTGCCACACCCGGACGTCTTATTGATTTCCTCTCCGCCGGCTCTACTAACCTGAAGCGTTGCACCTACTTGGTGCTGGACGAGGCCGATCGCATGTTGGACATGGGATTCGAGCCCCAGATCAGGAAGATCGTCTCACAGATCCGGCCCGACCGACAGACGCTCATGTGGAGTGCTACCTGGCCCAAAGAGGTCAAGCAGCTTGCCGAGGACTTTTTGGGCAACTACATCCAGATCAACATTGGATCGCTGGAGCTGTCCGCCAACCACAACATCCGCCAAGTGGTGGACGTTTGTGACGAGTTCAGCAAGGAGGAGAA ATTGAAGACCCTCCTGTCAGACATCTACGACACCAGCGAGAGCCCCGGCAAGATCATCATATTCGTGGAGACAAAGCGACGAGTGGACAACCTGGTGCGCTTCATCCGCAGCTTCGGCGTCCGTTGTGGAGCTATTCACGGCGACAAGTCGCAATCAGAACGAGACTTTGTGCTCCGTGAGTTCCGCTCGGGCAAGTCCAACATCCTGGTGGCCACCGATGTGGCGGCCCGTGGACTGG AGGCCGATTTTGGTAGTATGATGGGGAGGATAATGAATGAGCGGCGACCACTGCGAACACTCGTGACTTGA